In the genome of Pseudorca crassidens isolate mPseCra1 chromosome 12, mPseCra1.hap1, whole genome shotgun sequence, one region contains:
- the LOC137203459 gene encoding protein LDOC1-like, whose protein sequence is MDALAVMMQDLLTQNRALRRENKELMDQVRRLLCEKANLLAQVRPPACPVAFPETFKGDSARLPEFLIQAVSYMRFFEARFSNDTLKVAFLISRLSGPAEEWVVPYIERESPILAHYEGFVDALKRAFGRNG, encoded by the coding sequence ATGGACGCGCTGGCGGTCATGATGCAGGACCTGCTGACCCAGAACCGTGCGTTGCGCAGGGAGAACAAAGAGCTCATGGACCAGGTGCGGCGGCTCCTGTGCGAAAAAGCCAACCTGCTGGCCCAGGtgcgcccgcccgcctgcccggtAGCTTTTCCCGAGACGTTCAAAGGCGACTCCGCCCGGCTTCCCGAGTTTTTGATCCAAGCGGTCTCTTACATGAGGTTCTTTGAGGCCAGGTTCTCAAACGACACCCTCAAGGTGGCGTTTTTAATCAGCCGCCTCAGTGGGCCGGCCGAGGAGTGGGTTGTCCCCTACATCGAGAGGGAGAGCCCCATCCTGGCGCATTACGAGGGCTTCGTGGACGCGCTGAAGCGGGCCTTTGGCAGGAACGGGTAG